In the genome of Patescibacteria group bacterium, one region contains:
- a CDS encoding GIY-YIG nuclease family protein, translating to MYKIYILQSSKTKRYYIGQTENLTERILRHNSGVVRSTKNGLPWDIIYTEDHKSRTDALKREKEIKSYKGGIKFKKLLGLFKE from the coding sequence ATGTATAAAATATATATTTTACAAAGCAGTAAAACGAAACGTTATTATATCGGCCAGACTGAGAATTTGACTGAAAGGATTTTGAGGCATAATTCCGGGGTTGTAAGGTCAACTAAAAATGGTTTGCCATGGGATATTATTTATACCGAAGATCATAAAAGCAGGACGGATGCTTTAAAACGCGAAAAAGAGATTAAAAGTTATAAGGGGGGCATTAAATTTAAAAAGTTGCTAGGATTATTCAAAGAATAA